CAGGCGGCAACCTTGCGGCTGTCGTGTCGGATCCTGGACCCTGCCTTGAGCAGGTCGGCCTGGACCGGCACCACGCCCGCGGCAATCAAGTCCCGCGGATTGGCGGACACGAAGTACGAGCCGCGCCGCGCGTAACGCTGCATGGACTCCTCGGAGGGCCGCGTGCCGTTGACGAGCACCGCGTCCAGCACCGGGCCCACGTGGTCGGTGACGGCCTGCACGTGGTCCAGGCAGGACATGCCGTCCGTCTCACCCGGCTGGGTCATCAGGTTGGCCACCATGACCTTCAGCGCCCGCGTCTCCTTGAGCGCCTGGGCCACGCCGTCCACCAGCAGGTTGGGCAGCACGCTCGAGTAGAGCGAGCCCGGGCCAATGGCGATGAGGTCCGCGGTGTAGATGGCCTCCAGCAGGCCATCCGTGGGCGGCGGCGAGCGGGGGCTCAGCGTGACGCGGCGCACGCGGCCGTGCGCGCGGCAGATGTTCCGCTCCCCCACCACCTCCGTGTCGTCATGCATCTGGGCGACCAGTTGCACCGACGCCAGCGTGGACGGCAGCACGTGCCCCCGGGAGCCGAGCAGCTCGCCGGACATGCGCACCGCCTCCATGAAGTCGCCCTTCAGCTCGGCGAGCGCGGCGATGAGCAGGTTGCCCACCGCGTGGCCCGCCAGGCCGCGAGCTCCGCCGAAGCGGAACTGGAAGACGTCCTTGAGCGCGTTCTTCCCGCCCGCCAGGGCCACCAGGCAGTTGCGGATGTCGCCCGGCGGCAGCGCGCCGTGCAGGCGGCGCAGGCGGCCGGAGCTGCCTCCGTCGTCGCTCATGGCCACCACCGCGGTGATGTCGATGCCGGGCTCGCGGGCCTTCGGCATCGCGCGCCGGGCCAGCCCCCGGAGCACCATGGGCAACCCCGTGCCGCCGCCAATGGCGACGATGCGCGTCGGCCGGTCCACCTGCCCCTGCAGGACCTCGTTGTTCTGGCGTTCCTGCTCGAGCCTGCGCCGGGCTTCCGCCCACTCCGCGGGCAGCGGCGCTTCCATGTCCATTCCCACCATGACGCTTACCCCCATCCACGACGCCCGAACCCGCCTCCCCAGGCGGGCCCACCACCCCGGTTTCCAAGTCAGAAACCGGGGAAGTGGATTGCCCTACCGCGCCCCACGACCGAGCAGCACATGCCTCACGGTGTGGAAGATGATGCCCACATCCAGGAACAGCGAACCGTTCTTCACGTAGTACAGGTCGAACTCCAGCTTGTTCCGCGCATCCTCCACCGACGCGCCGTAGGGGTAGCGAATCTGAGCCCACCCCGTCAGGCCTGGCTTCACGGCCTCTCGCAGGCCATAGAACGGAATCTGCTGCTTCAACTGCTCGACGAACACTGGCCTCTCGGGGCGGGGCCCCACGAAACTCATGTCTCCCGTCAGGATGTTGAACACCTGGGGAATCTCGTCGATGCGCGTGCGGCGGATGAAGCGGCCCACCCGCGTGACACGGTCATCATTCGCCTTCGCCCAGACAGCACCATGCTTCTCCGCGTCCGTCCGCATGCTGCGGAACTTCCACAGGTGATACGTGCTACCGAACAGGCCGGTCCGCTCCTGGCGGTAGAAGATGGGCCCCTTCGAATCCAGCTTGATGGCCACCGCGACCAGCAGCAGGAAGGGCGAGGAGAGCAGTAGCAGGAGTGATGCCACCGCGATGTCGAACCCCCGCTTGAACATGCGGCGCAGCGGGGACACGGTCAGCTCGTCCGCGAAGGCGAAGTCGCTGGCCCGCAGGAACTGCACCGGAATCCGGCGAAGCACGCGCTCGCAGAAGCCCGTCGCTTCATAGACGCGCCGTCCCTCGATGCGGCAGCGCAGCAGGGCGTCCACCCAGTTGGCCCCCCGCATGTCATCCGCCGCCTGCACCACGTACGCCGCGTTCAACCGAGAGGCCGTCTGCTCCAACGGCTCGCCCGAGGTGCGCGGGTCCGTCAGGCCGACGATGCGGTAGCTGCCCTCACCGCCTGCTTCAATGGCGCTGGCCACCGCCCGTGCCTTCATGCCCTCGCCGACGATGAGCACCGTGTGCGGCGCCCCCACCAGCGCGCGGATGGACACCCGCACCATCATCGTGCCGGCCAGGGCGCCCATGGCCCCGCCCAGCAGCGTGCCCGGCGGCAACTGCACCGGCACCACCAGGGGCGTCACCAGCATGACCCCGCCCGCCGTCATCGCGGTGACACCCGCGGCCTTGAGGAACCGGTATCCCCGCTCCCGGTCCTCCGCGGCCACGCGAAGGTCATACAGGTCCAACAGGTACAGCGTGAACTGGAAGGTGACGACGAAGGCCGCGCCCAACCCCACCAGCGTGGGCCACAACTGCGCCAGGGGGGTGTGCGTTCCTTCAGGCGCGAAGAGTGCCGCGCAGGCCGCCGCGCCCATCACGCAGGCCAACGCGATCGCCGAACTCTCGGCGAGGAAGAACGTCAGTTTCTTTGCAGAGAAATAGTGGTGAAAAACGCGGAGCACGTGCCCCTCCGACCTACCCGCCCAACCGCCCCTCTTCCACCTCCGGCGCCGCTCCCCGTTGCCAGGGAGCGGCGCCGAAGCCGAACGCCTCCCACGGCTACTTCTTTTCGTAGTTCTTCAGGTACGGCGCCGAGTGGACCTCCGCGCCGTTCAGCACACACCCGACGATGGGCGCGCCGCCCAGCGTCTCCACCGCCTGATGCACGGCCTTGCCCGAGGTGACGTTCGCGCGGATGACCATCAGCACGCCGTCCGCCTGGTGGCCGAGGATGGCCGCGTCCGCGAAGGGCAGCGTCGGCGGCAGGTCGATGTAGACCTCGTCGAAGCCCTCACGCACCGCCTTGAGGAACTGCTTCATCCGCCCGCTCGCCAGCACCTGCGCGGTGTCCTCCGGCGTGACACCCGCGGGGATGAGGGCCAGGCGCGTGGAGTTGAACCGCCGCACCACGTCCCGCACCTCGCAGTCCCCCGCCAGCAGCTCCGCCAGGCCCATCTTGTTGCGCATGCCCAGCGTGGCCGCCACGCCGCCCCGGCGCAGGTCCGCATCCACCAGCAGGATGCGGCGCTCCGGGTTCGCCCGGGCCGCGGCGAGCGCCAGGTTGACGCTCGTCACCGTCTTGCCCTCGCCCGGCATCGCCGAGGTGAGCGCGACCACCTTCATCGGCCGCAGGTCCCGCATCCGCTCGAGCCTGTAGTAAAGACTACGGTATTGCTCGGCCGCGGCCGATGCCGGCGCCGTCAGGGTCACCACGCGGCGGTCCACCGCGTTGCCGCCCGCCGGGTTCTCGTCCACTCGTGGAAGGAAGTTGCCCGCCCGCTCCATCGTCTGATCCATCACCGTCCTCCGTCCTTTCAGGCGAGACTCAGTTCAACGACGTGGGGTTGGACACGCTGTTCCTCGCCCCCGAAGCCGGCATCAGAATCCGCCGCTCCGTCTTGCCCTGCATTTCCGGGACCACCGCGAGCACAGGCAGCGTCAAGCGCTGGCGAACTTCCATGCCGTCGCGGAGGCTGTCGTCACGCATCTCCAGCACCGCACCCGTCAGCACACCCAGGCCCAGGGCCAGGAGGAAGACGATGAGCATGCCCGCCATGCGGTCCGGCCGGGCCGGGGTCGCCGGCACGCCCGCCGGGGAGATGACGTTGAACAGGCTCTTGGCGCTCTTGGCCTCCAGCTCCTGTGCGATTTCCGCCTCCACCTTGCGGCTCACCACGCTCTGGTACTTGGTGCGGGAGATTTCGTAGTCGCGGTTCATCACCGCCAGCTCATGCGCCCAGCGCGGGGTGTTGTTGAGCCGGCCCTGGTACGCCTCGGCCTGCTTCTGGAGGCCGACAATCTCCTGCTGGATGCCGCCAATCAGCGAGGACACGCGGGTGCGCTCGGCGCGCTCGGCCCACAGCCGGCCCTCGGCGTCCTTGCGGCGGGCCGTCATGCCATCCAGCTCCGTCTGCAGGCGCTTCACCTCCGGGTGGTCCTCCGTCCAGTTGGTGCGTGCATTCACCAGCGACCGGGTGAGCCCGCTCTCCGCGGCCTCCAGCCGGCCCGCCTCGCTGTCCACCGCGTTGCGAGCCCGCGCCAGGTCGGAGCGGCGGGCCTCGGCGACGCGCAGCTCCTCGGACTTCGTCTGGAGCTGGTGCGACACGCGCTCCAGGCCCCGCATGTTCATCTCCATCTGCTCGGGCAGCTCACCCAGGTGGTCCACCTTGAACTGGGAGATCTTCTGCTCCCAGGCGCTCACGGCCTTGCCCATCTGCACCATCTCCTCGTTGAAGAGGTCGGTGGCGCGAGCCGCCTGCGCCTGACGAATCTTCAGCGTCTCGTCGGAGAAGATGGTCGGCAGGCGGTTGGCCACCTGCGCCGCCACCTGCGGGTCGCGGTTCGCGTAGGTGAGCTCGAACGCCGTCTCACCCTCCACGCGCACCGTGAGGTCCTTGCGCATCTGCGAAACCGCGGCCTCCATGCCCTTTTCGGACACGATGTCCGGGTAGAGGTTCATCTCCTCGATGGCCTTCTGAAGCACCGGACGCGCCAGCAACTCCTGGCGAACGGTGAGCAGCCGCTGCTCGATGATTTCGCTCACCGTGCGCTGCACCATCTCCTCACCCGGCCGCTGCGGCTCCACGCGGACAACCACGGATGCCTCGTACATGCTTGGCCGGGTCATCACGATGGCCGCACCCACCACGAAGACCACTGCTGCGATGGCACCGACCAAGGCCTTGCGTCGCCACAGGGCGCCCAGAAGCTGGTCTGCCGTCATCCCTCGCTCCATGTTCCGCTCCTCCTCCATCCCACTCGCTGTACCTACCAAGGCGTCACCACCAACCGGACGGCGAAGACATTTCGCGTCAAGTCCACCGTGCTCGCCGAATCCGCCAACCCCACCTGTGCAATGCGATCCACCGCACCCTGCGCCGCCAGGCGCCGGTCGATGCGGTACTCCACACCACCACTCACCGCGTAGCCTTGAGACACCCGCGATGCGCCTCGAAACACGGCCCAGTCCACCGACGGGGCCACCCCGTTCCGGAAGAAGCTCGCCGCGCCGAACACCGAGAACTTCTGGTTGAACCGACGCGCCAGCAGCAGCGACGCGTAGTCCGCCCACAGCGCGTTCGTGAAACCGTTCGCGCCCACCAGGTCGTGCCCCATGGACACGCCCACATCCAGCAGCTCACCTTCGCGCTGCAGCTCCACATTCACCCGCGGAACCCAGCCACCCTGCTGGCCCACCGGGGCCAGGTACCGCACGGGGCCGCCCCGGACAGTCAAGGTGGTAGGCCGCGTCAGCCGATACCGCAACCCCAGCGCCGCGCCGTGCGACTGGCTCAGGCTCCCCTCGTAGAGGAAGCCCTGGTACCGGTACTCCAGGCCCAGGCTGAGCCGCCGCGTCGTGCGGTGCCAGGCCTCCAGCGACGGCGTATGCGCATAGCCCGCCTGCTGGCCCACATCGATGATGCGCACCGCCTCGAAGCGGTAGCCCGCGCGGACGTCGATTCGCTGTGACACGCGGTTCGTCACGCCCAGCGTCGCCTGCGTGAAGAACGTGGGCAGCGTGGACCGCGCCAGGCCGTCACGCGGCAGCGAGCTGGGGTCGGTGACGCGGAACACCCGCACCGCCGCGTCCAGCCGCAGCGTGCGTGACAGCAGTTGCCGGGCCTCGAGCCCGCCCCGGTGGTCCAGCGTCGTCCTGCCCGAGCCATGCCGCATCAGCAGGTCGGCCGCGTAGAAACTGTCCAGCGTGAGCCGTGCGTCCTTCGCCTCCAGCCCCAGCCGGGGCGTCAGCTTGGTCATCAACTGCCCGGTGCCGTCGCCGCCCAGACGGAGGTCGTCGTCGAACCGCTCCTCCGCCGTCAGCCGCAGCCGAGGCTCCCAGATGGTCGCGCCCTGCGCGGCGGGCGCCGCGAACATCAGGCCCGCGAGTAGCCACTTCTTCCAGTTGCCCTTCACCGTCGCCCTCCGTCCCGCACGCCAGCCACCGTCCACGTCACCCACGCCTCTGGATAAGACACCCTTCACGGCACGACGATGGTGTCACCCGGGCGGAGCATGAGCTCATGGCCGCCATCCGGAGAGATGAGGTCGCGGTAGCGCACCGGAATCTGGCCGCCCTTGCTGTCATTGCGGATGACGACGATGCCGTCCGAGTTGGCGAAGTCCGTGAAGCCACCCGCCAGCGCGATGGCCTGCAGCAGCGACACGCGGCCGCGCAGCGGATAGGCACCCGGGTGGGCCACCTCGCCGGTGACGAACACGCGGCTGCTGTTCACCTCGCGGACGATGACCGTCACGCGCGGCTCCTGCACATACGACTGGTAGGCCTGCTTCAGCGAGTCGGCCAGCTCCGTGGGCGTCTTGCCCGCCGCGTGGACCTCCCCCACCATGGGCATGGAGATGTAGCCATCCGGACGAACTGGCAGCGTCCGGGACAGCTCAGCGTCACGCCACACGGCGATGTCCAGCACGTCCTCGCGGCCAATCCGATAGGGCTGCTCCGTGTTGTCCACCTTCACCTGAGACTGGTGCGCGCACCCACCGAGGAGCATCACGCCCAACACCGTCCAGAACCCCGCGCTCGTCTTGCCCATCGTCCACTCTCCCTCAACTGCGTGTGTCGCGCCTCCGGCCCAACAGCCGCCGGGCGTTGCTTCCGGCGGCGATGCCTTAGCAGCGCGTGTGCCACGTACCAGGGGGAGGGAAAGCCCATGGATCGCAGTGGGTTACGAAATGCCCTCCTGGAGGAGCCCATGGGGTTCGGGAAATTTTTCCGGCATCGTACCCGCGTCGCACATGGTGCTTTCTTCAGCCTTTGCTCTGATCAGAGAACGACTTTTCCCTCTCCCACCCCGCCAACTTCCCATTTCACGTGTCAGATGGCTGGCACGCGTCTTGGATTGAAGTTCGGGCGGGGTAAGGAAGTTCACAACGCGTAATGAGTTCGCGAGAACAGGGGCGGGTCGGATGAGGAAGGCAGCAGGGGCGGTGGCGGCTTCGTTCGCGATGGGTACCGGGGCCATGACGTTCATGGGCGTGGCGTTCGCAACCCAGATGGAAGCCGCAGTGGTGGCGGTGGTGGGGCTGGCGCTGTACGCAAGCAGCGCCCTGCTTACGAACAAGAGCCCGGTGACGCCGGCGACCAGCGTCGCGAAGCAGGCGTAACCGGCTTCACCTGAAAGAGGCCTGGCGCCGCGTCCTGGCGCCGGGCCTCTGGCGGTTGCACCCCGCGCCAGAGCCTGCTCTATGGTGCGCCGCCATGGCAAAGCCACAGTACTGGCTCATCAAGAGCGAACCCTCCGTCTACGCCTACGCTCAGCTCGCGAAGGACGGAAAGACGGAGTGGACGGGCGTGCGCAACTTCGAGGCGCGCAACAACATCCGGGCGATGAAGCCCGGGGACCTCTGCCTCTACTACCACTCCAACGAGGACAAGGCCGTGGTGGGCGTGGCCCAGGTGCTCACGCCGCCGGGCCCGGACTCCACCGCGCCCGGCGAGGACTGGGCCGCCACGTCCATGGGGCCCGTCACCGCCTTCACGCAGCCGGTGGAGCTGGCCACCATCAAGGCCGCCGCCGCGCTGAGCGACTTCCCGCTCGTCACCCGCGGCCGGCTGAGCGTGGCGCCCGTCACCGCCACCCACTTCAAGCAGGTGTTGAAGATGGGAAAAACAGTCCTGCCCAAGTAGTACCGTGATGCTGGTGGAGCATTGCCCCCGAGGGCATACTCGTGCGCCGTGAGCGACACTGACATCCGCAAGATTCCGGCGCGGGAGACGCGGGGCCTGCGCCACGCCATCCTCCGGCCCAGCCAGCCCCCCGACATGGCCGTGTATCCGGGTGATGATGACGCGGACACGCTCCACCTGGGGGCCTTCATGCAGGGGCGCCTGGTGGGCGTGGCCTCGCTCTACCGCGAGCCGCCGCCGGACGCGCTGCGCGCCACCACCGCATGGCGGCTGCGAGGCATGGCCGTGGACCCCACCCTGCGAGGGCACGGCCATGGCGCCGCCCTCCTGAAAGCGTGCATGGAGCATGCGGCCCAGCAGGGCGGTTCCCAGGTGTGGTGCAACGCGCGCATGACGGCGTCAGGCTTCTATCGTGCCCAGGGGTTCGCCCACCGGGGCGAGCCCTTCGACCTTCCCGGCATCGGGTCGCACCATCTGATGTGGCGCACCCTCGAGACCTCGTGATGACCACCCTCCCCGACCTCGACGCCATCCGGACGTCCATCGAACGCATCGACGAGGAAATCCTCGACGCCCTCCGCCGCCGCATGGACCTGGCGGACGACGTGGCGAAGGCCAAGCTGGCCGCGGCCGCGCCCTTCCGGGACCAGCGCCGGGAAGACCTGCTGCTGCGCCGCATCCGCACCCGCGCCGCCGAGCATGGCCTGGACCCGCATGAGGTGGAGCGCATCTGGCGCCTCTTCATCGACATGTCGGTGGCCCGCCAGCACGAGCTCGTCACGCGGCTGGACAGCACGCCGCTGCGCGTGGGCTACCCGGGCGTGGAGGGCTCCTACAGCCACCTGGCCGCGCGCCGCCGCTACGCGCACCGCTCCGGGGGCGTGCTGCTCACCGGCTTCGACCTCACGCGAGAGGCCGTGGAGGCGCTCCGCCGCGGCGAGCAGGACCTGGTGCTGCTGCCCATTGAAAACACCACCGCGGGCAGCATGAACGAGACGTACGATTTGCTCGCCGAGGGCGGCGTGGTCATCACTGCGGAGCTGGTCAGCCAGGTGGACCACCGGCTGCTGGGACTGCCCGGCGCGAGGCTGGAGGACCTGCGCGAGGTGCTGTCGCATCCGCAGGCGCTGGCGCAGTGCGAGACGTTCCTCCGCGAGAAGGTGCCCTGGGCCCGCGCGGTGCCGGACGTGGACACCGGCGGCGCGGCGCAGAAGGTCCGCGAGCGCAATGACGCGTCGGTGGCGGCCATCGCCAGCGAGACGGCGGCGCAGCGCTTCGGGTTGGAGGTGCTCGCCGCGGACCTGCAGCCGGCCTTCGACTACACGCGCTTCGTGGAGGTGGGCCGCGAGGCCACGCCCCTGGCGCCGGGCATCCCCTGCAAGACGTCGCTGATGGTGATGTTGGAGCACCGGCCCGGCACGCTGGGCGAGATGCTGCAACGCCTCACGCTGCGCGGGGTGAACCTGAGCAAGCTGGAGTCGCGCCCCATCCCCGGGCAGCCGTGGCAGTACCGCTTCTATCTGGACGTGGAGGGCCACGCGGCCTCCGCGGCGGTGACAGCGGCGCTGGAGGACATCCGTCCGCTCACCTCGTCACTGCGCGTGCTGGGCACGTACGCCCGCGCGGAGGCGCCGCATGGCTGAACCGCGACGGCGCCGCATCGCCTTCCAGGGCGAGCCCGGCGCCTACGGTGAAGAAGCGCTGCGCGTGCTCCACGGTCCGGACGCGGAGGCCGTCCCCTGCCTCACCTTCCGCGCCGTCTTCGAAGCCGTGGCCGAGGGCCGCGTGGACGGCGGCGTGGTGCCGGTGGAGAGCTCGCTGGGGGGCCCCGTGGCGGAGACGGTGGACCTGCTCCTGGAGCACGACCTGCCCGTGACGGGCGAGCTGTCCCTGCGCATCCGCCACTGCCTGCTGGCCCCGCCCGGCCAGACGTTGGAACAGATTCAGCGCGCCTGGTCGCATCCGCAGGCGCTGGCGCAGTGCGCGGGCTACCTGCGGCGGCGCGGCATCACCCCGCTGCCGGAGACGAACACCGCCATCGCCGCGCGGAAGGTGGCGGAGGAGGCGCTCCCGCACACGGCCGCCATCGCGAGCAAGCTGTCCGCGTCGCTGTATGGCCTGACGGTGCTGGAAGAAGGCGTGGAGGACTCGCCGGACAACTACACGCGCTTCCTCACCCTGGGCCCCGCGCCCGAGCGGGCGTGGACGCGCCGCAAGACGGCGCTGGCCTTCACCACGGACAACGGGCCGGGCGCGCTGTACCGCGTGCTGAGCGCCTTCTCCTCGCGCGGCCTCAACGTGGCGCGGCTGGAGTCCCGGCCCCAGCGCCGCGCGTGGGAGTACGTCTGGTGCCTGGACGTGGACGGCGCGCTGGAGGACCCGCGGGTGCGCGAGGCAGTCACAGCCGCCCAGGCCGCCTGCATCACCCTGCGGGTGCTCGGAAGCTACGGCGTGGCCTGACGCTCAGGCGGCCGGGCCACCCGTCCCGTCACCCAGCCGCACGGCCTCGTCGTACGCGCCGCGCACCAGGTTGACGTAGCGCTGGAGCGCCGGGAGCTGCTCCATCCGCAGGGCCTGCGGGCCGTCACACAGCGCGGCCTCCGGGTGCGGGTGGAAGTCCACGAGCACCATGGAGGCGCCCGCGATGAGGCCCTGGCCAATGGCGTGGAAGATGTCGGGCAGCCCGTCCGGCGGCGGCGCGGCCTGGCCAATGGCGTGCGAGGGGTCCACGCACACCGGCAGGCGGGTGAGGCGCCGCACCACGGGCACGTGCGCGAAGTCCACCATGTTGCGGTGCGGGTCCCCCAGGTGCGTCTTCACGCCGCGCAGGCAGAAGACGATTTTCGGATTGCCCTCGCTCGCCACGTACTCGCACGCGTTGAGGGACTCCTCCAGGGTGATGCCCATGCCGCGCTTGAAGAGCACGGGGAAGACGCGCTGCTGGCCAATGCTCTTGAGCAGCTCGAAGTTCTGCGCGTTGCGCGTGCCCACCTGGAGCATGACGCCCGTGGCGTTGCCGGAGCGCTCCAGCGCGTCGCGAATCTCGTCGATGTGACGCGGGTGCGTCACCTCCATCGCGACGACCTTGATGCCGTGCTTGCCCGCGGACTCGAACACCCACGGCAGACACGCCGCGCCCAGGCCCTGGAACTCGTACGGGTTGGTGCGGGGCTTGTAGGCCCCCATGCGCGTGGTGCGGATGCCGACGCGGGCGAGCGCCGCCATCATCGTGTCCACGTTCTCCGGGTTGTCCACGGCGCACAGGCCGGCGAACACGTTGACGGTGCGCTCGTCGAAGTGGATGCCGTTGTACTCGAAGCCGGCGGACGTCCGCTGGCCCTTGTGCCGGCCGATGACGCGGTACTTCTGCGACACGCGCACCACCTGCCGCACGCCCGGAATCTGCTCGAACGGCTCCACGGGCACCTGCGCCGTCGAACCCAGCAGGTAGACTTCCGTAATCGTGTACTCGGAGCCCCCGATGACGTGCGTCCGAGGCGTCACTCCCTTGTACTGAGAGGCGACCTGGAGGACGGCGGACACCACGGACTCAGGCGAGTCCGGCTCGAGCATGACGATCATCTGGTTCTCCCGGGCGGCGTTGTCAGACTTTACGCGAATTACGTGAAGTGTAGCGGAAAAAGGCCGCGTCAGGTGTAACATTCCGACCCGCCTCGCCGCGTCCGGACTTGAAACCGGGAGCGAAATCCAGTCCGTGCAGTCCCGCCAGGGATGCGCCTGCTAGGCCGGTACGGGACGGAGCCGGGTGGCGAGCTGGGCGTAGTGGTCTCTCTGCGCGGTGTCGCCCAGGTGCTCCCAGACGTCGGACAGGGCGCGGGCGCATTCGGCGTACGCCGGGGACAACTCCAGCGCGAGCTCGAAGACGTGCCGCGCCTGCCGGTAGCGGGCCTTGTCCGGACGGCGCGAGCCCCGGGTCAGCAGCGCGTTGCCCAGGTTGTAGATTTGAACGGCGGTGGATTCGCGGTAGCCCGGCGTGGGGTTGAGCTGCGTGGCGCGCTGGAGCAACTGCGCGGCGGCCTCGGGCTCTCCCAGCTCCAACTGGCACAGCGCGGCCTCGCGGTGGGCCTCGGCCTCGTTGGGGTCCACTTCGATGGCGCGCTCGAAGCAGCGCAGCGCTTCATCGAAGCGCCCGAGCGTGGCGAGCGACGCGCCCTTCCCCGTGAGCGCCGGGACGTGCTTGGCGTCCACGGCCAGCACCTTGTCGAAGGCGGCGATGGCGGCTTCGTGGTTGCCGGCCATGGACAGGCTCACGCCGTCGTTGAAGGCCGCGAACAGCAACTTGGACATCTCTCCCCCAGTGGAAGGGTTGCACCGGCCACGCTCCATGGCCGGAGGGTCAGCCTCTCACCGGGGAAGTCCGCATGGAAAGGCGCCATTCCGCAGCGCCCTTTCGTCCCGCTGATGGGAGCCATTGGCCCCGAATCAGATGCGCATTCCCAGTTGCACACCAGGCCACAGGAGGATGCCCCCAGCGTCCAACCGCGACAGACGGCTCAGGTTGCGAACGCTCTCCCCGCCCACGTCATGCAACACGTTGAACGTAGGGCCGCCGATGAGCGTGAAGCCCCGCGCCACCTGAAAGCCCGCCACCACGCGGAGCTGATGCAGAAGCCGGTTTCCCGAGAAAGATGCATCCCAGTCGTAGAGCGAGTGAGACACCACGTCCACGTCCAGGAAGAAACGTTCGGTGAGCGGCAGATGCCCGCCCAACCCCAGGCCCGTGGACCAGTGGCTGGGGCCTCGCGCGCCCTCCACGTTGCCCATGCCCACCACCAGCGTCGTGTAGAGGTGCCGGCTGCCCACCTTGATGGCGGCGTTGGCGTAGTTGAAGTCGTTGCCGAAGACCTCGACGTGGAACTGCCCGTTGCGCGCGATGCTCACCAGCCCCACCGGCACGCCCGACTCCAGTTCATTCGACACGTTGACGAGCCCGAGCTGGAGCCCGTTCATCCGGCCCGCCACGTTGACGAGCCCCACCTGCGCGCCCTTCACGTCGCCGCCCACGTTGACGATGGCCACCTGCGCGCCCCGGGCCTGCGCCGCCCAGTTCATGCCCGCCGCCACCTGAGCGCCCGCCACCCGCTCCCCCGCGTAGTTGAAGCCCGCCGCGCCCTGTACGCCGTCAACGTTGCCAGCCGTCCAGTTGCCGCCGGCCGCGAGCTGCGCGCCCGCCAGCGAGCTCCCCGACACGTTGGCCCCCACCGCGAGTTGCCCCACCGTGCCGCTGCGCCGCGCCATGTTGAACCCGACCGCGGCCTGCAGGCCCTCCGCCGTCCCGTGCACCCAGTTGCTCCCCACGGCCAACTGCGTGCCGGACATGTCGCCGCGCACCACGTTGGCGCCCACGGCCAACTGCAGGCCATCCACCTTGTCGGTGGCCACGTTCGACCCGAGCGCCACGGCCACGCCATCCAGGCGCGCCATGCGGGCCACGCCCATGGAGAACGACACGTTGTTGTCCACGGGCGCGCCGCCCGTCATCAGGTCATTCGTCTGGAGGCCGGGGAACAGGCCCACGTTGAAGAAGCGGGAGCGGCTGCCCGTGCGCTCCGCCGCGACTTCGGCCCCCGCCGTGCTCGAGGACGCCTCCACCGTCGGCATCGGGCCCCCGCCGCGCATGGCCGTCAGCTCCCCCTGCACCGCGCGGAACGCGGAGGCCGCGAGCACCGTCCGGCCGCCGTCGCCCAGCTCGAACTCCGCCTGTGACGTCTGGTCGAGCAGCTTGCGCATCACCGTGTAGCGGCCCTTCTGGAGGCCCAGCTCGGTGGTGCGGCCCGCGTACTTCTTCAGCTCCACCACCAGCCGCCCTTCGGCGTCGCGGACGTAGAGGCGACCATCCACCAGGTCCCCCAGCACCAGCACCGCCGAGGTGGAGCGCAGGTCCGTCATCACCAGGTCCCCCGTACCCGCCAGCTCGATGTCATAGGCGGGGTGCTGGGCCCCCGCGCGCGTCTCCTCGGTGCGCGCGAGCGTCTCGTGGAAGGCGAACTGGTACGCCTCGTGGAGCGTCACCCGGCCGTCCCCGGACATGTCCGCCGCGCCGCGAAGGCCCGACACCAGGTTGTGCGTGAAGAACGAACCGCCAATGCGGTCGGACTCCTGGGACACCTCGTCCTCGGAGGACGACGTGAGGATGGCGTGGCCCCGCACCGCGGAGGACGCATCCACCACGAACGCCGGGCGGCGCACCCCGCCCTTGCG
This genomic window from Myxococcus hansupus contains:
- a CDS encoding GNAT family N-acetyltransferase, with product MSDTDIRKIPARETRGLRHAILRPSQPPDMAVYPGDDDADTLHLGAFMQGRLVGVASLYREPPPDALRATTAWRLRGMAVDPTLRGHGHGAALLKACMEHAAQQGGSQVWCNARMTASGFYRAQGFAHRGEPFDLPGIGSHHLMWRTLETS
- a CDS encoding bifunctional chorismate mutase/prephenate dehydratase, giving the protein MTTLPDLDAIRTSIERIDEEILDALRRRMDLADDVAKAKLAAAAPFRDQRREDLLLRRIRTRAAEHGLDPHEVERIWRLFIDMSVARQHELVTRLDSTPLRVGYPGVEGSYSHLAARRRYAHRSGGVLLTGFDLTREAVEALRRGEQDLVLLPIENTTAGSMNETYDLLAEGGVVITAELVSQVDHRLLGLPGARLEDLREVLSHPQALAQCETFLREKVPWARAVPDVDTGGAAQKVRERNDASVAAIASETAAQRFGLEVLAADLQPAFDYTRFVEVGREATPLAPGIPCKTSLMVMLEHRPGTLGEMLQRLTLRGVNLSKLESRPIPGQPWQYRFYLDVEGHAASAAVTAALEDIRPLTSSLRVLGTYARAEAPHG
- the pheA gene encoding prephenate dehydratase, translating into MAEPRRRRIAFQGEPGAYGEEALRVLHGPDAEAVPCLTFRAVFEAVAEGRVDGGVVPVESSLGGPVAETVDLLLEHDLPVTGELSLRIRHCLLAPPGQTLEQIQRAWSHPQALAQCAGYLRRRGITPLPETNTAIAARKVAEEALPHTAAIASKLSASLYGLTVLEEGVEDSPDNYTRFLTLGPAPERAWTRRKTALAFTTDNGPGALYRVLSAFSSRGLNVARLESRPQRRAWEYVWCLDVDGALEDPRVREAVTAAQAACITLRVLGSYGVA
- a CDS encoding 3-deoxy-7-phosphoheptulonate synthase, translated to MIVMLEPDSPESVVSAVLQVASQYKGVTPRTHVIGGSEYTITEVYLLGSTAQVPVEPFEQIPGVRQVVRVSQKYRVIGRHKGQRTSAGFEYNGIHFDERTVNVFAGLCAVDNPENVDTMMAALARVGIRTTRMGAYKPRTNPYEFQGLGAACLPWVFESAGKHGIKVVAMEVTHPRHIDEIRDALERSGNATGVMLQVGTRNAQNFELLKSIGQQRVFPVLFKRGMGITLEESLNACEYVASEGNPKIVFCLRGVKTHLGDPHRNMVDFAHVPVVRRLTRLPVCVDPSHAIGQAAPPPDGLPDIFHAIGQGLIAGASMVLVDFHPHPEAALCDGPQALRMEQLPALQRYVNLVRGAYDEAVRLGDGTGGPAA
- a CDS encoding tetratricopeptide repeat protein translates to MSKLLFAAFNDGVSLSMAGNHEAAIAAFDKVLAVDAKHVPALTGKGASLATLGRFDEALRCFERAIEVDPNEAEAHREAALCQLELGEPEAAAQLLQRATQLNPTPGYRESTAVQIYNLGNALLTRGSRRPDKARYRQARHVFELALELSPAYAECARALSDVWEHLGDTAQRDHYAQLATRLRPVPA